A genome region from Natronobeatus ordinarius includes the following:
- a CDS encoding DHH family phosphoesterase, translating to MSRAAELESVLEDAGSLAVVTHDNPDPDSLASAVALERIADACGVEEIVIVYGGEISHQQNRAFVNLLEVAARRIDEVDLEAYDCIAFVDHSRTGANTEVPRSIDPDVVVDHHPNGAVDAAFADVRVEYGATSTIFVEYLTDLEVAMTRRVASALLFALHRERLDFIREPTKREYEAALAVYPAADLELLERLYGTAFTSATIDAIGRAIATRDRRGSSLVASVGRTTETDALPQAADYLLNVEGVDTVLAYGIVDGTIRMSGRSIDPRIHMGETLKAAFESFGSVGGHHDMAGGRIDLGLFADQGDDEADLLEFVGTRIERRFFDALNLNGEFDDES from the coding sequence ATGTCCCGCGCGGCGGAACTCGAATCCGTCCTCGAGGACGCCGGATCACTGGCGGTCGTCACCCACGACAACCCCGATCCGGATAGCCTCGCCAGCGCCGTCGCCCTCGAGAGGATCGCCGACGCCTGCGGGGTCGAGGAGATCGTGATCGTCTACGGCGGGGAGATCTCCCACCAGCAAAACCGTGCGTTCGTCAACCTGCTCGAGGTCGCTGCCCGACGCATCGACGAGGTCGATCTCGAGGCGTACGACTGTATCGCGTTCGTCGATCACTCACGGACAGGGGCCAACACGGAGGTGCCTCGATCGATCGACCCCGACGTCGTCGTCGATCACCACCCCAACGGGGCCGTCGATGCCGCGTTCGCCGACGTTCGCGTCGAGTACGGGGCGACGTCGACGATCTTCGTCGAGTACCTCACCGACCTCGAGGTGGCGATGACGAGACGGGTCGCCTCGGCGTTGCTGTTCGCGCTCCATCGCGAGCGACTCGATTTCATCCGCGAGCCCACGAAACGGGAGTACGAGGCCGCCCTCGCGGTCTATCCGGCCGCAGACCTAGAGTTGCTCGAGCGGCTGTACGGCACCGCGTTCACGTCGGCGACGATCGACGCGATCGGGCGTGCGATCGCGACCCGAGACCGACGCGGCTCCTCGTTGGTCGCCTCCGTGGGGCGAACCACGGAGACCGACGCGCTCCCACAAGCGGCCGACTACCTCCTCAACGTCGAAGGTGTCGACACCGTCCTCGCCTACGGCATCGTCGACGGCACGATTCGGATGAGCGGCCGGTCGATCGATCCGCGGATCCACATGGGCGAGACGCTGAAAGCGGCGTTCGAGTCGTTCGGCTCCGTCGGCGGCCACCACGACATGGCCGGCGGCCGCATCGACCTCGGCCTGTTCGCCGACCAGGGCGACGACGAGGCGGACTTACTCGAGTTCGTCGGAACGCGGATCGAGCGGCGCTTTTTCGACGCGCTCAACCTGAACGGCGAGTTCGACGACGAGAGCTGA
- the kdgK1 gene encoding bifunctional 2-dehydro-3-deoxygluconokinase/2-dehydro-3-deoxygalactonokinase: MTELVTFGETMLRLSPPRHERLETAATLEVHPGGAESNAAVAASRLGTAATWLSKLPDSPLGRRVTSGLRRHGLEVDVVWSDAGRQGTYYLELAGDPRGIDVVYDRADAAVTTATADELSTEPIRDAELFLTSGITPALSSTLERTVGELLTIAREAGVETAFDVNYRRKLWSPKTARETLEGYFPLIDVLVTPLRDARAVLDERGDASEIATELTDEWNFETVVVTCGADGAVACRDGSLVDRPAFETETIAPIGTGDAFVGGFLSSRLDGADLGAALEYGAAVAALKRTIPGDVAVVEPEAVDRIVAGDHSTISR, encoded by the coding sequence ATGACGGAGCTCGTTACGTTCGGCGAGACGATGCTCAGGCTGTCGCCCCCGCGTCACGAACGCCTCGAGACCGCGGCCACACTCGAGGTCCATCCCGGAGGTGCCGAGAGCAACGCGGCGGTCGCCGCCAGTCGTCTCGGAACGGCTGCAACGTGGCTCTCGAAGCTCCCTGACTCCCCGCTCGGTCGCCGGGTGACTTCCGGCCTGCGGCGGCACGGCCTCGAGGTCGACGTCGTCTGGTCCGACGCGGGCCGGCAGGGCACCTACTACCTCGAGCTCGCGGGCGATCCACGGGGAATCGACGTCGTGTACGATCGAGCCGACGCCGCGGTGACGACCGCGACCGCCGACGAGCTGTCCACCGAGCCGATTCGAGACGCCGAACTATTCTTGACCAGCGGAATCACACCGGCGCTGTCGTCGACGCTCGAGCGAACGGTGGGTGAGCTGCTCACAATCGCACGCGAGGCGGGCGTCGAGACCGCGTTCGACGTGAACTACCGGCGGAAGCTGTGGTCCCCGAAGACAGCCCGTGAGACGCTCGAGGGCTACTTCCCCCTGATCGACGTCCTCGTCACGCCGCTCCGTGACGCCCGTGCCGTCCTCGACGAGCGCGGCGACGCGAGCGAGATCGCCACGGAGCTCACCGACGAGTGGAACTTCGAGACGGTGGTGGTGACGTGTGGCGCGGACGGCGCCGTGGCCTGCCGGGACGGATCGCTCGTCGACCGACCGGCGTTCGAGACGGAGACGATCGCCCCGATTGGGACGGGAGACGCCTTCGTCGGCGGCTTCCTCTCGAGCCGACTCGACGGCGCCGACCTCGGAGCGGCGCTCGAGTACGGGGCTGCAGTTGCCGCACTCAAGCGGACGATTCCGGGAGACGTCGCGGTCGTCGAACCGGAAGCCGTCGACCGAATCGTGGCGGGTGACCACTCGACGATTTCCAGGTGA
- a CDS encoding phosphoglycerate kinase, whose product MPTFRTIDDLEPGQRLLVRIDVNAPIEDAVVQDDRRFARHAETIAELLAEDHAIALLAHQGRPGKDTFVSLERHAELLADHLGHAVDFVADTCGEDALAAIDALEPGDVLLLENVRMCEGELPEADPEVKAETELVRTLAPEFDAYVGDAYSAAHRSHASIVGFPLVLDAYAGRVMEAEYTANTALQDRPFDGPVTLVLGGTKAEDTIPVVERLCDTVDRFCLGGVVGELFLRADGHDVGYDVEGTDLFDHQWDDHREAIERILESCGDRLVLPTDLAYDDDGERAETSLEGVTKERPFLDVGAETADRYADLVADSAAVFVKGALGVFEDDRFAHGTVTVLSAIADADCFSVVGGGDTAHSIELYDLEEEDFSRVSLAGGAYVRALTGEPLVGIEVLEHED is encoded by the coding sequence ATGCCCACGTTTCGAACCATCGACGACCTCGAGCCCGGACAGCGGCTGCTCGTCCGCATCGACGTCAACGCCCCCATCGAGGACGCGGTCGTCCAGGACGACCGCCGGTTCGCCCGCCACGCCGAAACGATCGCCGAACTGCTCGCCGAAGACCACGCGATCGCCCTGCTCGCCCACCAGGGTCGGCCCGGGAAGGACACGTTCGTCTCGCTCGAACGCCACGCCGAGCTCCTCGCCGACCACCTCGGTCACGCGGTCGACTTCGTCGCTGACACCTGCGGCGAAGACGCGCTCGCGGCGATCGACGCCCTCGAGCCGGGCGACGTCCTCCTCCTCGAGAACGTCCGTATGTGTGAGGGAGAGCTCCCTGAAGCGGACCCCGAGGTCAAAGCCGAGACGGAACTCGTCCGAACGCTCGCCCCCGAGTTCGACGCCTACGTCGGCGACGCGTACTCGGCGGCCCACCGGTCTCACGCCTCGATCGTCGGTTTCCCCCTCGTGCTGGACGCCTACGCGGGGCGCGTGATGGAAGCAGAGTACACGGCGAACACCGCCCTCCAGGACCGGCCGTTCGACGGTCCGGTCACACTGGTGTTGGGCGGCACGAAAGCTGAGGACACGATTCCGGTCGTCGAACGCCTCTGTGACACCGTCGACCGGTTCTGTCTCGGCGGCGTCGTCGGCGAACTCTTCTTGCGCGCCGACGGCCACGACGTCGGCTACGACGTCGAGGGAACCGACCTGTTCGATCACCAGTGGGACGACCACCGGGAGGCGATCGAGCGTATCCTCGAGTCCTGTGGCGACCGCCTCGTTCTGCCGACCGATCTCGCCTACGACGACGACGGCGAGCGCGCGGAGACGTCCCTCGAGGGCGTGACGAAAGAACGGCCCTTCCTCGACGTCGGCGCCGAGACGGCCGATCGCTACGCCGACCTCGTCGCCGACTCCGCCGCCGTCTTCGTGAAGGGCGCACTCGGCGTCTTCGAGGACGACCGGTTCGCCCACGGCACCGTCACGGTGCTCTCGGCGATCGCCGACGCCGACTGCTTCTCGGTCGTCGGTGGGGGCGATACCGCTCACTCGATCGAACTGTACGACCTCGAGGAGGAGGACTTCTCGCGCGTCTCGCTCGCCGGCGGGGCGTACGTCCGCGCGCTCACCGGCGAGCCTCTCGTCGGGATCGAGGTGCTCGAGCACGAGGACTGA
- a CDS encoding ornithine cyclodeaminase family protein gives MTETLFLTSADVTDLVSPPDYVDAVREGYRQRGEGGAAKPRQQFFRADPDGLFTSYAAILPETGAMGGYTYSAGFGAGDAWFVTPLFDAESGEPLAIIDGASMNPFKTGAAGAVAVDELAREDAETIGIIGTGPQARGQLITTATVRDWRDVRVYSPTREHRESFAAEFDADLEANVSAVDSSAEAVTGADVVITATTASEPVVDGDLLEPGTHVTAMGQYHPEKRELDVPTIERATYVPDLTERVTQDAGAFIAALEAGAIEADHVHAELGEVVAGIAPGRTSDDELTVFDSGGTGIETVAAAHLLYERALEAGVGTEISFAPASEALTGRL, from the coding sequence ATGACCGAGACGCTGTTTCTCACCAGTGCAGACGTCACCGACCTCGTATCGCCTCCCGACTACGTCGACGCGGTTCGGGAGGGCTACCGCCAGCGCGGTGAGGGTGGGGCTGCCAAACCTCGCCAGCAGTTCTTCCGGGCGGATCCCGACGGCCTGTTCACGAGCTACGCCGCCATCCTGCCCGAAACCGGAGCGATGGGTGGCTACACGTACTCCGCCGGGTTCGGTGCGGGCGACGCCTGGTTCGTGACGCCGCTTTTCGACGCCGAGTCGGGCGAGCCACTGGCCATCATCGACGGCGCGAGCATGAACCCCTTCAAAACCGGCGCGGCGGGGGCCGTCGCCGTCGACGAGCTGGCCCGCGAGGACGCCGAAACGATCGGGATCATCGGCACCGGCCCCCAGGCCCGCGGCCAGCTGATCACGACCGCGACCGTCCGCGACTGGCGCGACGTTCGCGTCTACTCGCCGACGCGCGAGCACCGCGAATCGTTCGCCGCCGAGTTCGACGCCGACCTCGAGGCCAACGTCTCCGCCGTCGACTCGAGTGCCGAGGCCGTCACCGGCGCGGACGTGGTGATCACGGCGACGACCGCGAGCGAGCCAGTCGTCGACGGCGACCTGCTCGAGCCCGGGACGCACGTGACGGCGATGGGGCAGTATCACCCCGAGAAGCGGGAGCTCGACGTGCCGACGATCGAGCGGGCGACGTACGTTCCGGACCTCACAGAACGGGTCACGCAAGATGCAGGGGCGTTCATCGCGGCGCTCGAGGCGGGTGCGATCGAGGCAGACCACGTCCACGCCGAACTCGGCGAGGTCGTCGCCGGGATCGCGCCGGGTCGGACGAGCGACGACGAACTGACCGTCTTCGACAGCGGTGGAACGGGCATCGAGACGGTCGCGGCGGCGCACCTGCTCTACGAACGGGCGCTCGAGGCGGGCGTCGGGACGGAGATTTCGTTCGCACCGGCCAGCGAGGCGCTGACCGGGCGGTTGTGA